Proteins encoded together in one Carya illinoinensis cultivar Pawnee chromosome 3, C.illinoinensisPawnee_v1, whole genome shotgun sequence window:
- the LOC122305023 gene encoding heat stress transcription factor C-1-like — MLAHVYGMEANNVVAPFVMKTYQMINDPTTDSLITWGRANNSFIVIDPLDFSQRILPAYFKHNNFSSFVRQLNTYGFRKVDPDRWEFANEWFLRGQKHLLRNIVRRRQSRNSNTQGSKHEDVDDEEELVMEIARLKEEQKALDEELRGMNRRLEKTERRPEQMMAFLHKVVEDPDIVPRLMLQKERTRRLMSDKKRRLMIPSASSSSSIKTEDEEEGTTQGVNSSSPETGFEIDNFHEQASPDNPTPGWFSQRQVMGPYSIAQEPFGCVAIDSPFLSASTATTTGIGNIAAVSPPESIMSGYGNGSSGQVSLFTEMAVGVEASPPPPYPFSLFRGGF, encoded by the exons ATGCTTGCTCATGTTTATGGAATGGAGGCGAACAACGTCGTCGCGCCTTTCGTTATGAAGACTTATCAGATGATCAACGATCCGACGACGGATAGTTTGATCACTTGGGGAAGAGCCAACAATAGCTTCATCGTCATCGATCCCTTGGACTTCTCGCAGAGGATCTTACCTGCGTATTTCAAGCACAACAACTTCTCCAGTTTCGTCCGACAGCTCAACACCTAT GGATTCAGAAAGGTGGATCCTGATAGATGGGAATTCGCGAATGAGTGGTTTCTCCGAGGCCAGAAGCACTTGTTGAGGAACATCGTGCGGAGGAGGCAGAGTCGCAATTCGAATACGCAAGGGTCGAAACACGAAGATGTAGATGATGAAGAGGAACTGGTTATGGAAATAGCGAGGTTGAAGGAGGAGCAGAAGGCGCTGGACGAAGAGCTTCGTGGCATGAACAGGCGTTTGGAGAAGACGGAGAGAAGGCCGGAGCAAATGATGGCGTTCTTGCACAAAGTCGTTGAAGACCCAGATATTGTCCCCCGCCTAATGCTTCAGAAAGAACGGACCAGGAGACTCATGAGCGATAAGAAGCGGCGGCTAATGATACCTTCGGCATCGTCGTCTTCTTCGATAAAGACTGAGGACGAAGAAGAGGGAACAACTCAAGGCGTAAATTCGTCGTCGCCGGAGACTGGTTTTGAAATTGATAATTTTCATGAACAAGCGTCGCCGGATAACCCGACGCCGGGATGGTTTAGCCAAAGGCAGGTGATGGGTCCTTATTCGATTGCCCAAGAACCTTTCGGTTGCGTCGCTATTGATAGCCCCTTTTTGTCGGCGTCAACGGCCACTACGACTGGAATTGGAAATATTGCGGCGGTGTCTCCGCCGGAAAGTATTATGTCGGGTTATGGAAATGGTAGCAGTGGCCAAGTAAGCCTTTTCACAGAAATGGCGGTTGGGGTGGAGGCGAGTCCGCCGCCGCCTTATCCTTTTTCTCTGTTCAGAGGTGGCTTTTAG